The DNA window AATCATGCCGAGCATCTGTAAACAATAGCTGCAGCCGCTTGGAAAAGAAATATCAATAATATAGGGACTAATCGCTACAATCTCTGTAATGGGTTGCCACAAATCCACATAGGAAGAATCTGTGCGCAACCGGTTCAAACAGTCGATTACATCATTTGCAGACAAATACGAACCGTCATGAAAGCGGACTTCTTTTCTTAGGTATAGCCGAAGGTCGGTAGCTGTTAAATCCCAACTATGAGCTAGTTCAGGATATACGACACCACTAGCATCAACAAATACTAGTCTGTTGTATATAGTGGCTACCATATTGGCACTTTGAATATCTGCAGCTTCGAGAGGGTGAAGTGTTAGTAACGGATATTGTCTTGGGATAATCAGTTTGTCCGTGTTGCCTATACTATTTTGAACATAACCGAAATTAGCACGAATTTGATGCAAGATACGCTGTTTGACTTCGGGTGACCAATCAAATAAAAGATATTTGCTGACAGTTTCGATTGATTTTTCTTCTATCAGTTGTAGAAGTTGTTGTTCATATACTTCTTCTACATGTAGGTGCCACTGAAGATGCGAGGCGTTCCCTCTACCTTGGCCTGAAATAAACGTAAACCAACCCTCATCAGACCATTTGCGGAGAAGACGTGCCGTTTGTTTTGTGCTTAAACCGAGTTTGTTTGCTAATTGAGTTTGTTTAATATTGCCAGATGGGACAGTTCGCCATAACGCTAAAAGAATTTTTTCCATAATGCCTCCTGTTAAAAGTGGACATAACTATAAAAATTGTCTATTTTTAGTATTTTCCGTCTAGTTTAATATACATAAGACAAAGGAGGCTGACAAGATGAAATGGAAAGACTATCCACAGAATATTAAAGTGCGTTTAATTACTTCTTTTTTTAATCGAGCTGTGGCTTCAGCTGTGATGCCATTCATGGCTCTTTTCTTTGCACAGGAAATGAGCAAAGTTTGGGCGGGGTCTTTTTTGATTATCACCGTGTTCATCGGTTTTTTTGTGAATATGATCGGTGGATACATTTCAGACCGCTTTCCTAGAAAAAAAGTATTGGTCATGACATCTTTCTTGAGTGCCTGTATGTTCTTGCTAATGGCAGTAAGCTTGCTACCTACGGATAGATGGATTGGCTTGTTTGCATTAGCCTATGTGTTCTTCATAATTGCGAGTAGTTTAGGACGCCCCGCGATGCATGCCATCATCATTGATTCAACGACTCCAGAAAATCGCAAAGCTATTTATGCCATCGATTACTGGATGGTCAATTTGTCGATGGCTATTGGCGCTGCACTTGGTGGTTTGTTGTATCTTAATCATCAAATTGAACTATTTATGTTGTTGACAGTGACATCTGCAAGCTTGCCAATTGCCTATCACATTTGGTTGAAAGATGAGCGTGTTGTGAGCTTGAAAAAACAGCATCACAATGTTCTGATTGACTTACTGCAAAACTATCGAGTGGCTTTTCAGGACCGTCCATTTGTTAAAGTAGTCATTGGATCGATATTTATATTTTCAGCGGAATTTTCATTGAATAGCTATATTGGTGTCCGGTTAGCGGAAAGCTTTCAGACATTCACAATTGCAGACTTTGATGTCGCAGGTGTACGAATGCTTAGTTTGCTAAATATCCAAAATATGTTGCTAGTTGTCTGCTTTACTTTTGTTGTCAATCGATTCACGGATCGCTTTTCTAAAAAGCATGTTTTATTGACCGGATTATTGCTTTACAGCATCGGCTATGTCACGATTACATCAGCGAATAGCTGGTATTTATTGATTTTGTTTAATTTTATTGGCACGATTGGGGAGTTGGTTTATTCACCTGTCCGAAATGCGGAAATGGCCAATATGATACCAGAAGACAAACGGGGATCGTATTCGGCGTTTTCTAACATTTCATTTAGTGGGGCAGATCTTTTAGCGCGCTCGACCATTATTATTGGTGCTTTTTTAATTCCAACGATGATGTCTGTCTATATGGGCGTGTTGCTTATGATTGGTACGCTTCTTGTATATACAGGATTATTTGTCAGAAAGCCCAAAAGAAAACTAGCGAATAGACCCGAAATCATCTGAAAATTTCGTTTAAAAAAGTAGGAGAATGGCTGTGTTGATTAGAAAAGCAGTTCCAAAGGATGCCGAACAATTGGCTAGCCTAATGAAACAAGTTGAACAATCCGGGTTGATGCTATTTGATCCTGGTGAACGAAAGACGACTCCTGAGCAATTACAACAACGCCTTTTTTCAATGGGGCAAGAGTCAATTGTGTTCGTTGCAGAAGAAGGTCAACAATTAATGGGATATTTGTTTGCGATAGGAGAAGAAATCCAACGTAAGCAACACTCGATTCACATCGCAATAGGCGTTTCGCGACGAGAGCGGGGAAAAGGTATAGGGTGTCAATTGTTCGTGGCCATGGAAGAGTGGGCAAAAGACAAAGAAATTCGCCGCATTGAATTGACCGTATTAGAACACAATCACGCTGCCATTGCGTTGTATAAAAAAAGAGGTTTTGTAGTAGAGGGACTCAAAAGAGAGTCGATTGGTATTGGTGGTAACTACATGAATGAATGGTTAATGTCGAAATTACTCTAGAATTTTTTTAGTCAATACATGCACTTTAGGCAGTCTTGAACTGAGATTGCTAAAGTGTTTTTTGTCTTTATAAAAAAATACATGGATATGAAAAGGAAAAGCACAAATCAACTATAATTTTGTACAATATTGTATTTAATCTATATTTTTAGACTTATTAACTGTAGACTATTAAAGAATATCTTATGAATAGGAGATGTATAGATGGCAACATTGCTTTTTTTCTTTCTTGAAAACATGGCATTAATTATCGCCTTATTGTATTTGGCGTTAAAAGCAAAAGAATTATTATTCCCAAACTTGACTGAATCAAAGTTCTTATATCTATTAAGTGTTGTCTTCATAAGTTTTTTAACCTTTTCCGTTATGTATAATCCGTATTTTTATATGGGCATGAGACTGGATTTGCGTGAAGTTCCACTTTATTTTATTTCATACATTGCTGGTTGGAAAGTTGGACTGCTATCTGCTATATTCCCGGCATACTTCCGGTACTCTTTCGAAGGTCCGACGGTTGTATTGGGTATTTTGCAATCGATTGTACTGCCAGTCGTTATTGGCAGCTTGTTTCACAATCAAAAATCATCAAATAAGTTTTTCAATTTATTGAATCTCAAAAAAATGATGGCTGGTTTTTTGATTTTCGAAATGTTGAAATCAGTCTGGATGTTTTTATTTACACCAGCAACTATTTCTATTATTATTGCCATGTTGTTTTTTGCTGGAGTTGCGGTATTGGCGATGGGTTTAATCACCAATGGAGAAAGTCGTCAACTATTGCTGCGAACAGAACTGGAATATTACTCAAATCAAGATCCGATGACGCAGTTGCCCAATATCCGTTTTTTCAAAAAGACACTAGCGCCGTTGATTGTGCAACAAATTCCACTCGCCATTGTTATGATGGATGTGGATTATTTCAAAATTTACAATGATACACATGGGCATCAAAAGGGAGATGCCGTTCTTCGTTCACTTGGCCAATTAATGAAAGACAATACGCGTAGCAAAGATCATGTAGCTCGTTATGGAGGAGAAGAATTCATTTTTTGCATTACGGACCCTCAAGACCAACGTGAAGCTTTGATGCTTGCTGAAATTGTCAGAAAACAAATAGAGCTTTATCCGTTTGTCGGAGAAGAGTTGCAACCAGCAGGAAAACTAACAGTGTCAATGGGTGTCAGCGTGAGTACAGGAGACAAAAGCTTAGATGAATTGATTGGTGAAGCCGATAGTGCCATGTATGAATCAAAG is part of the Planococcus kocurii genome and encodes:
- a CDS encoding MDR family MFS transporter; the encoded protein is MKWKDYPQNIKVRLITSFFNRAVASAVMPFMALFFAQEMSKVWAGSFLIITVFIGFFVNMIGGYISDRFPRKKVLVMTSFLSACMFLLMAVSLLPTDRWIGLFALAYVFFIIASSLGRPAMHAIIIDSTTPENRKAIYAIDYWMVNLSMAIGAALGGLLYLNHQIELFMLLTVTSASLPIAYHIWLKDERVVSLKKQHHNVLIDLLQNYRVAFQDRPFVKVVIGSIFIFSAEFSLNSYIGVRLAESFQTFTIADFDVAGVRMLSLLNIQNMLLVVCFTFVVNRFTDRFSKKHVLLTGLLLYSIGYVTITSANSWYLLILFNFIGTIGELVYSPVRNAEMANMIPEDKRGSYSAFSNISFSGADLLARSTIIIGAFLIPTMMSVYMGVLLMIGTLLVYTGLFVRKPKRKLANRPEII
- a CDS encoding GNAT family N-acetyltransferase; translation: MAVLIRKAVPKDAEQLASLMKQVEQSGLMLFDPGERKTTPEQLQQRLFSMGQESIVFVAEEGQQLMGYLFAIGEEIQRKQHSIHIAIGVSRRERGKGIGCQLFVAMEEWAKDKEIRRIELTVLEHNHAAIALYKKRGFVVEGLKRESIGIGGNYMNEWLMSKLL
- a CDS encoding GGDEF domain-containing protein, with translation MATLLFFFLENMALIIALLYLALKAKELLFPNLTESKFLYLLSVVFISFLTFSVMYNPYFYMGMRLDLREVPLYFISYIAGWKVGLLSAIFPAYFRYSFEGPTVVLGILQSIVLPVVIGSLFHNQKSSNKFFNLLNLKKMMAGFLIFEMLKSVWMFLFTPATISIIIAMLFFAGVAVLAMGLITNGESRQLLLRTELEYYSNQDPMTQLPNIRFFKKTLAPLIVQQIPLAIVMMDVDYFKIYNDTHGHQKGDAVLRSLGQLMKDNTRSKDHVARYGGEEFIFCITDPQDQREALMLAEIVRKQIELYPFVGEELQPAGKLTVSMGVSVSTGDKSLDELIGEADSAMYESKHNGRNCVTAHSEINARELVKS